GTAGTCAGTCTGGTCTGTTGTGTATTCATAACCCCCGCCTCACCTGTCCATTATGGCTATGATTATCCTAACAACATAATTACTTTTAGCCCCATTGGCTTAACATTATTGCCCATAATACCTGGCTCCAGGAACCACCTGGGGCATATTACCCATAATACCTGGCTCCAGGAACCACCTGGGGCATATTACCCATAATACCTGGCTCCAGGAACCACAAAAACACTATGTGTGCATACAAGGAAAGGACATGTTTCATTAAGTGCTTAATGGAAACATGCAACAATATCAAGCCAATCACCTTCCAGTCAAAAGGCTGTAGCCTGGTATTGAACACTGTAATGAAACCCATTTTCAAACATTCACCAACATGTACATCTCAGGACGACATTCACCAACATGTACATCTCAGGACGACATTCACCAACATGTAAATCTCAGGACAACACCGTTCTGAACAGCTCACCCAATACGAGCGGTTCTATATGTGACGGAGATGAACATTTCCATTAGAAACCTAGAGGGGGAATCTATTTTCAACAACTAGGAtgtgttgctaatatgactaggagaCAAGTACTGGGTAATGAATGACTAAGTCTTTttatataaaataattgcctccacggTTCTATGGATGGATTTTTGGCTCGGCTCCTTAAGAAGCAAGGTACGACTTCATTATTTTAATTAAAGTAAAACAGCTTTCAAAAAATGTATACTGAAATAATCTTTGTCAGTATTTGGCGTTTTGAAAATGTGGGCAAGGAAGTGCCAGTGACTGGTACGTAAAGAAGTTGCCAGGCACTGGTATGTAAAGAAGTTGCCAGGGACTGGTACGTAAAGAAGTTGCCAGGGACTGGTACGTAAAGAAGTTGCCAGGGACTGGTACGTAAAGAAGTTGCCAGGGACTGGTACGTAAAGAAGTTGCCAGGGACTGGTACGTAAAGAAGTTGCCAGGGACTGGTACGTAAAGAAGTTGCCAGGGACTGGTACGTAAAGAAGTTGCCAGGGACTGGTACGTAAAGAAGTTGCCAGGGACTGGTACGTAAAGAAGTTGCCAGGGACTGGTACGTAAAGAAGTTGCCAGGGACTGGTACGTAAAGAAGTTGCCAGGGACTGGTACGTAAAGAAGTTGCCAGGGACTGGTACGTAAAGAAGTTGCCAGGGACTGGTACGTAAAGGAGTTGAAGGAATGGATCAACCTGATTTGACTTGATGCCTCCTATTATAAAATGGACCAGGCATTACATCACTTTGAAGACATGGTCTAGTGTCATATAAACTACCACCTTTCCTGTTGCGTCAGCTACTCTACCTGTATTTGGTGAAACCCAAACTTCAATCATTTAGTGTGTGCGTTTACCATATAAACATGTCTAACTGCACTCTGGATTCATTGTGTAGGTGAGAAACACTTACTAAAGGCTGTCTTCCCAAAACAGCCCAAGCAGTGGATGACAACACATCTATTAACTAAAACAGTGGATGACAACACATCTATTAACTAAAACAGCCCAAGCAGTGGATGACAACACATCTATTAACTAAAACAGCCCAAGCAGTGGATGACAACACATCTATTAACTAAAACAGTGGATGACAACACATCTATTAACTAAAGCAGTGGATGACAACACATCTATTAACTAAAACAGTGGATGACAACACATCTATTAACTAAAACAGTGGATGACAACACATCTATTAACTAAAGCAGTGGATGACAACACATCTATTAACTAAAACAGTGGATGACAACACATCTATTAACTAAAGCAGTGGATGACAACACATCTATTAACTAAAACAGTGGATGACAACACATCTATTAACTAAAACAGTGGATGACAACACATCTATTAACTAAAGCAGTGGATGACAACACATCTATTAACTAAAACAGTGGATGACAACACATCTATTAACTAAAACAGTGGATGACAACACATCTATTAACTAAAGCAGTGGATGACAACACATCTATTAACTAAAACAGTGGATGACAACACATCTATTAACTAAAACAGCCCAAGCAGTGGATGACAACACATCTATTAACTAAAACAGTGGATGACAACACATCTATTAACTAAAGCAGTGGATGACAACACATCTATTAACTAAAACAGTGGATGACAACACATCTATTAACTAAAACAGCCCAAGCAGTGGATGACAACACATCTATTAACTAAAACAGCCCAAGCAGTGGATGACAACAACACATCTATTAACTAAAACAGCCCAAGCAGTGGATGACAACAACACATCTATTAACTAAAACAGCCCAAGCAGTGGATGACAACAACACATCTATTAACTAAAACAGCCCAAGCAGTGGATGACAACAACACATCTATTAACTAAAACAGCCCAAGCAGTGGATGACAACACATCTATTAACTAAAACAGCCCAAGCAGTGGATGACAACACATCTATTAACTAAAACAGCCCAAGCAGTGGATGACAACAACACATCTATTAACTAAAACAGCCCAAGCAGTGGATGACAACAACACATCTATTAACTAAAACAGCCCAAGCAGTGGATGACAACAACACATCTATTAACTAAAACAGTGGatgacaacaatacatctatTAACTAAAACAGTCCCGGTAGAACCTGGTTGACCAGGTGCTGGACTGGTGACAGGATCCACCAGTGGTTTACAGGGATCCTTCATCCCACCTGCCCAAACCTAATGTCCCACTTAAACACTGTTACAGAGGAGAGACCTGAGAACGAGGGCCTGGTTAGAAGACCACTCCAGGATGAACGTAGCCACACGGACTTTTGGGAAGCACATACAACAGTTACTGACGTTGTGTTGTATActaagtgttttattttttaatatgcAACCAAGTGTCTTCACTTTTCTCTCTGGGTGGGTGGAGGTtgaatgttattttttttcaacacaaaaatatatatattataaaagtAACAATACTTTATTGGTCCTTTTGCATTGATATCCTTTATTTTTGCAGTCACAGTAcctaacctgacacacacacatcacatactTGGTCGCAGGACATACCTGGGACTTTCACTTCACAGTACCTAAcctgacacacacatcacaggctTGGTCGCAGGACATACCTGGGACTTTCACTTCACAGTACCTAAcctgacacacacatcacaggctTGGGTGCAGGACATACCTGGGACTTTCACAGTACCTAAcctgacacacacatcacaggctTGGGTGCAGGACATACCTGGAACTTTCACAAGTCCTGTGAGTCTTCTGCTTCCTGAAAACCAGTGTATATTTTGATATTTCCAGTTCAATGTGTAGGCCTAATATATTCTATTCTGATAAAATATGCCAACAAAATATTGTGGTTTGATGTGAAAACATATATCCACTGTGTTTGGGCTGGTATAAAAACAACAACCCACAACCATCCCGCTCATAGGGGTTAATGATCAGAGATCATTCAATAAATGTAAAGTTTAGCTACTTACTTGTCGGATAACTGTCCCATTTGGTCCAGCTGAAATGGATCACTGTCCCATTTGGTCCAGCTCAAATGGATCACTGTCCCATTTGGTCCAGCTCAAATGGAGTTGTCAGCAAGTTCTTTTTTTGGATCAGGACAAATGTTTCCATGACAACAGAGTTGCTGTGGGCAGCAAGATCCCGGTATTCCTCATCAATCAAGTTCCCGGCAGCATAAGCATTCTTAATGAGTTCGCAATGGAGCACAGTTGTCTCAACAGCACCACCCATCTGCTGTTTTCACTTCTACACTTCTAATCTGTAACGCAAGGCTACTTACTGTCTTCACTTCTGCCCAGAAAAAAACTTGCATCTGTGATTTGTGAATAAGGGTCATACATGCACTTTTTTTTTACGTAAAAGGCCACTCAAaagtgtagttttgtcacaactagagatctgtggcattttgttttgagggagcgtgcaattgccatgctgactgcaggaacgtccactagagctgttactagagaatttaatgttaatttctctaccataagccgcttccaaagtgattttagagaatttggatgtacgtccaaccggcttcacaactgcagaccgtgtgtatggcgtcgtgtggttgagcggtttgctgatgtcaacattgtgaactgAGTGCCCCTCGGTGGGGTAATGGGCAGGCATAAAGCTACGGACGACGAACACAAGTGCCTTTTATCGGACGGGCAATTTGAATGCTCCGAGAGGCAGTGATGAgattgaggcccattgtcgtgccatttcaCAGGGCCTAATGCATTGTATTTCaagtgactgatttccttatttgagctgtaACTCGGTAAAATATTTAATTGTAGCATATTGCGTTTTCTGTTTTTGTTCGGTGTAGTAAATGTAGCTTTTCAGAACCCTTGATAGAATACCTCATTTCTCTGGTGTCCGCTTGTTTTGACTTGCAGTGGAATTGAGACATCTGACCCCCACTCTCCTTTTCTCCAGGATGATCTACTACCTGGACCCCTCGGTGCTGACCGGCCTGTCCTGCACTGTCATGctgctgtgtctgtctgactaCCTGGTGCCTACCCTAGCACCCCGCATCTTCGGATCCAACAAGTGGTGAGAGCCTGGGGGTTTATCTGGTGTACAGGGTGGGTGGGTATATCTGGAGTACGGGGTGGGTATATCTGGGGTACGGGGTGGGTATATCTGGGTGGGTATATACAGGGTACAGGGTGGGTATATCTGGGGTACGGGGTGGGTATATCTGGGGTACGGGGTGGGTATATCTGGGGTACGGGGTGGGTATATCTGGGGTACGGGGTGGGTATATCTGGGTGGGTATATACAGGGTACAGGGTGGGTATATACAGGGTACAGGGTGGGTATATACAGCCCATGTTCTGACCTGAGCCTGAAATGGGTAGTTGTGGCTCAGCAGAAATGAAGGGCATTTCCCCAACTGCCTTATCAGATATCATATGGCCCCATTGATAGACTCATCTCATTCTGCTGAGCCGGTTCTGATCAAGTGTTCCTGttcagatggatggagagatgtagGGATAGCTGTTGACTGAATAAAACCACTGGTCTTGgatataatggtaataatatcactctcctcctccttcctctcttttccttcctctcctcctctctctttctcctcctctctttctccctctctccaggtcttcagagcagcagcagcgtttCCATGAGATCTGTGGTAACCTGGTGAAGACTCAGCGTCGCATCCTGGGCTGGTGGAAAAGACTCTTCTCGCTCAAGGAGGAGAAACCCAAgatggtacacacacactgagacccaCTTTAGCTCTGTCGTCTGTTTTGGAAAAGGGGTCTGTCTGTTTTGGAAAAGGGGTCTGTCTGTTTTGGTAAAGGGGTCTGTCGGTTTTGGTAAAGGGGTCTGTCGGTTTTGGAAAAGGGGTCTGTCGGTTTTGGAAAAGGGGTCTGTCGGTTTTGGAAAAGGGGTCTGTCGTCTTGTTTTGGAAAAGGGGTAGTGATGTCACTTCCGGTTGTCTTCCCACAGTACTTTGCGTCGGTGATCAGCAGTCTGGTGACGGTGGCCTGGATGGGACAGCAAGTCCACAACCTTTTCCTCACCTACCTGATCGGTACGTACCAGcacctgtctacctgcctgtacCTGTACCCTACCTACTTACCTACATGCACCCTATCTACCTTATCTACATGTACACTACTGACCTACTTGTACCCTGCCTCCCTACTTGTACCTTACCTACTTACCTGTACACTACCGACACCCTACCTACCTgtaccctacctacctacctacttgtACCCTACCTACCTACTTGTACCCTACCGACCTACCTACAGTGCCCGTACCCTACCGACCTACCTACAGTGCCCGTACCCTACCGACCTACCTACAGTGCCCGTACCCTACCGACCTACCTACAGTGCCCGTACCCTACCGACCTACCTACAGTGCCCGTACCCTACCGACCCATCTGTATCCTACCAACGTACCTGTATTCACATCCTTTGACTGGATTAAAATGGactaaattgagattttgtgtctcTGATCAACACATTATACcccatgatgtcaaagtggaattaagttgatttttttattttattttttactaatgaataactattcaacccctttgttattgcaagcctaaataagttcaggagtaaaaatgtccttaacgagtcacataataagttgcatggactcactctgtgtgcaataatagggtTTAACATATTTTAGAATGACTACCTCATATATTACATAAAGTTATTTGTCAGGTCCCTCAGTCAAACACTGGTTCAACCACAAGGAGGTTTtgcaatgcctcgcaaagaaggcacctattggtagatggctaAAAACAACAAGACAAAATAGCAGTAATTGAATGTCCCTTTTTGAGCATGgtcaagttattaattacacttcggatggcgtatcaatacacctagccactacaaagatacaggcatctttcaggcaactcagttgccggagaggaaggaaaccactcagggatttttACCATGGTGATCTTTAAAACcgttagtttaatggctgtgaaaggagaaaactgaCCTAAACAACAGAGTGAAAAATATTCCATAACATGCATCCTGTTCACAGCAATCCACTAAAGTGAtagtgcaaaaaaatgtggcaaatcaattcactttttgtcctgaatatgaAGTTTTAATGTTTGTTTCGGGCGAACTGAATGGAGCGAAGTACAGGcataatcctagaggaaaacctggttcagtctgcgttccaccagacactgtgagatgaattcacctttcagcaggacaataacctaaaacacaaggccaaatatacactgtatAAGAAGAcgttgaatgttcccgagtggcagtttcgacttaaatctacttgacaaTCTATGGCAATACTTGAATGGTTTGCCTAGTAATGATTAACAACCaagttgacagagcttgaagaatttttaaaataataatatgcaaatattgtacaatccaggtgtgtaaaagctcttagagactcacccagaaggactcacagctcttagagactcacccagaaagactcacagctcttagactcacccagaaggactcacagctcttagagactcacccagaaagactcacagatgtaatcactaccaaaggtgcttctaacatctattgactcagggttgtgaatacttatgcaaattcgATGCATTTTATACATTTGTtatcatttctaaaaacatgttttcactttgtcatgatgggaTATTTTGTGTAGATGCAACACAACATGTGGAGtaagtccaggggtatgaatattttctgaagacaTTGTACCAACCTGTAACTAACCAACCTGTACTAAACCCACCTGGGCTAATTTCTAACTCAGCCTACCTGTACTAAACCCACCTGTACTAAACCCACCTGGGCTGATGGCTAACTCAGCCTACCTGTACTAAACCCACCTGGGCTAATGGCTAACTCAACCAACCTGTACTAAACCCACCTGGGCTAATGGCTAACTCAGCCAACCTGTACTAAACCCACCTGGGCTGATGGCTAACTCAGCCAACCTGTACTAAACCCACCTGGGCTGATGGCTAACTCAGCCAACCTGTACTAAACCTACCTGGGCTAATGGCTAACTCAGCCAACCTGTACTAAACCCACCTGGGCTGATGGCTAACTCAGCCAACCTGTACTAAGCCCACCTGGGCTGATGGCTAACTCAGCCAACCTGTACTAAACCCACCTGGGCTGATGGCTAACTCAGCCAACCTGTACTAAGCCCACCTGGGCTGATGGCTAACTCAGCCAACCTGTACTAAGCCCACCTGGGCTGATGGCTAACTCAGCCAACCTGTACTAAACCCACCTGGGCTGATGGCTAACTCAGCCAACCTGTACTAAGCCCACCTGGGCTGATGGCTAACTCAGCCAACCTGTACTAAGCCCACCTGGGCTGATGGCTAACTCAGCCAACCTGTACTAAACCCACCTGGGCTGATGGCTAACTCAGCCAACCTGTACTAAACCTACCTGGGCTAATGGCTAACTCAGCCTACCTGTACTAAACCCACCTGGGCTGATGGCTAACTCAGCCAACCTGTACTAAACCTACCTGGGCTAATGGCTAACTCAGCCTACCTGTACTAAACCCACCTGGGCTGATGGCTAACTCAGCCAACCTGTACTAAACCTACCTGGGCTAATGGCTAACTCAGCCTACCTGTACTAAACCCACCTGGGCTGATGGCTAACTCAGCCAACCTGTACTAAACCTACCTGGGCTAATGGCTAACTCAGCCAACCTGTACTAAACCCACCTGGGCTGATGGCTAACTCAGCCAAAAGGTCCCACAACTGTAGCTTACTCATTGCTGCATTATTTCACACAGTCCTGGTGTTCTGAGTTCAAACAATCAGGAGTATTTAGGTCcaatcaggtagcctagtggttagagcgttgagccagtaactgaaaggttgctggatcgaatccccgagctaaaaatgtcgttctgcccttgaacaaggcagttaacccgctgttccccggtaggccgtcattgtaaataagaatttgttcttaactgacttgtcgagtttaaataaataaaataaaatacaatcgGTTGTATTCTGGTGTGTGACATTGTagctgctctctctcctgctttctcCTGTTGCTATAGTAATGATTACAGTGACAGTTAAAACCACCCGACACCACTAGAGAAGTGACCACATAGGAAGGATGTACGAAGGTTGA
This sequence is a window from Oncorhynchus mykiss isolate Arlee chromosome 13, USDA_OmykA_1.1, whole genome shotgun sequence. Protein-coding genes within it:
- the LOC118936389 gene encoding ADP-ribosylation factor-like protein 6-interacting protein 1, which translates into the protein MAEGDNKSANVLAQETAQLEEQLQGWGEVILAGDQVLRWKKPWFPGALMAATTLVFMMIYYLDPSVLTGLSCTVMLLCLSDYLVPTLAPRIFGSNKWSSEQQQRFHEICGNLVKTQRRILGWWKRLFSLKEEKPKMYFASVISSLVTVAWMGQQVHNLFLTYLIVSFLLLLPGLNQHGVISKYAGMAKREINKLLKQKEKKNE